A single region of the Oreochromis niloticus isolate F11D_XX linkage group LG19, O_niloticus_UMD_NMBU, whole genome shotgun sequence genome encodes:
- the LOC102082445 gene encoding uncharacterized protein LOC102082445, whose product MEHIQLLPPEVWVYVLSYLSTEEKHTVRFCCKHLKNLVDHPSLWRDYTVVLSDLRRYTYGFWDTLNYRSLTRVTVRHLGRKEWRRLVKFLPSLSTIVFVDGGRQYKEKYLDALSMFPDLRGVGVRNAIWDEPVLGHNLAVQLGERLTQLSVCNVRLPNTVQFINSVSHMVNLRYLLFHQQGEGYGLDTVRPVPCSVFHNLLLNLTKLKHLSWGMKGEPPEPLPDDYFSPAEPDQPVFCYGGPVLTTLELVDYPETTLSENALRSLTSLESLSVRYRYIREGVECRLQAWLSPLQHLKSLTIIGGNSLTTYTTTIPPSVTRLTLRVAITLKDMDSIAPKVPGLEHLDIEQNRSSGSLCRRIPMLFPQLKTLRIRFFRREPEKDLLSLHKLRHLVRLELIVERSFILRDYLNGHPWPSPSVQGLISELQELSEKRITVITTMRQRNPLRECDCVWEGD is encoded by the exons ATGGAACACATACAGCTTTTGCCACCAGAAGTTTGGGTCTATGTTCTCAGCTACCTGAGCACGGAGGAAAAACACACTGTCCGCTTCTGCTGCAAACACCTAAAGAATCTCGTCGACCACCCGTCTCTGTGGAGAGACTACACGGTGGTGCTGTCCGACCTCCGACGTTATACGTACGGGTTCTGGGACACTTTAAACTACCGCAGTCTCACCCGAGTAACGGTGCGGCATTTGGGGCGCAAAGAGTGGCGACGCCTCGTAAAGTTCCTCCCGTCACTCTCCACCATTGTGTTTGTGGACGGAGGACGGCAGTATAAGGAGAAATACTTGGACGCCCTTTCCATGTTCCCCGACCTGAGGGGTGTCGGGGTGCGAAACGCTATCTGGGATGAGCCGGTTCTGGGGCACAATCTGGCAGTCCAGCTGGGGGAGCGGCTGACTCAGTTGAGCGTGTGCAACGTCCGTCTGCCCAACACGGTGCAGTTCATCAACAGCGTGTCCCACATGGTCAACCTGCGGTACTTGCTCTTCCACCAGCAGGGAGAGGGCTACGGGCTGGACACGGTCAGGCCGGTGCCCTGCAGTGTTTTCCACAACCTGCTTCTGAACCTGACCAAGCTCAAACACCTATCCTGGGGGATGAAAGGGGAGCCACCGGAACCCCTACCAGATGATTATTTCAGCCCCGCGGAACCGGACCAACCAG TGTTCTGCTACGGTGGTCCTGTGCTGACCACTCTGGAACTGGTGGATTACCCAGAAACCACCCTGTCAGAGAATGCGCTGAGGAGTCTCACCTCTCTTGAGTCGCTGTCTGTCAGGTACAGGTACATCAGAGAGGGCGTTGAGTGTCGCCTGCAGGCCTGGCTGAGTCCTCTGCAACACTTAAAATCTCTCACTATCATCG GTGGGAATTCTCTCACTACCTATACCACCACCATCCCACCCAGTGTGACCAGGCTGACGCTGCGAGTAGCCATAACGCTGAAAGACATGGACTCTATTGCGCCTAAAGTCCCAGGACTGGAGCACCTTGACATTGAACAGAACCGCTCCAGTGGCAGTCTCTGCAGACGGATCCCTATGCTGTTTCCTCAACTCAAGACACTCAGGATACG ATTTTTCCGCCGGGAACCAGAGAAAGACCTGCTGAGCCTCCACAAGCTGCGACACCTGGTGCGGCTGGAGCTGATTGTGGAGCGTTCGTTCATCCTCCGAGATTACCTCAATGGGCACCCTTGGCCGAGCCCATCTGTGCAGGGGCTGATCAGTGAGCTGCAGGAGCTGTCTGAGAAGAGGATCACGGTCATAACCACCATGCGTCAAAGGAACCCACTGCGTGAATGTGACTGTGTGTGGGAAGGAGACTGA